A stretch of Amycolatopsis balhimycina FH 1894 DNA encodes these proteins:
- a CDS encoding dTDP-4-dehydrorhamnose 3,5-epimerase family protein has product MQARKLAVDGAIEFTPRVFPDDRGLFVSPFQEEAFAEARGGPLFRVAQTNHSMSKRGVVRGIHYTMTPPGTAKYVYCARGKALDIVVDIRVGSPTFGRWDAVLLDQRDHRAMYFPVGVGHAFVALEDDTAMWYLLSTAYVARNELALSVLDPALGLPIDADVDPILSERDQVAVTLAEAGRQGLLPDYATCLELDRQLSEVSLSA; this is encoded by the coding sequence GTGCAAGCACGCAAACTCGCCGTCGACGGCGCGATCGAGTTCACCCCCCGGGTCTTCCCCGACGACCGGGGCCTGTTCGTCTCGCCGTTCCAGGAAGAGGCCTTCGCCGAGGCCCGCGGCGGCCCGCTGTTCCGGGTGGCGCAGACGAACCACAGCATGTCCAAGCGCGGCGTGGTGCGTGGCATCCACTACACGATGACGCCACCGGGCACGGCCAAGTACGTCTACTGTGCCCGCGGCAAGGCGTTGGACATCGTGGTCGACATCCGGGTCGGCTCGCCGACGTTCGGCCGGTGGGACGCGGTCCTGCTGGACCAGCGGGACCACCGGGCGATGTACTTCCCGGTGGGGGTCGGCCACGCGTTCGTGGCCCTCGAGGACGACACCGCCATGTGGTACCTGCTCTCCACGGCCTACGTGGCGCGGAACGAGCTCGCCCTCTCGGTCCTGGATCCCGCGCTGGGCCTGCCCATCGACGCCGACGTCGACCCGATCCTGTCCGAACGGGACCAGGTGGCCGTCACGCTCGCCGAGGCGGGACGGCAGGGGTTGCTGCCGGACTACGCCACCTGCCTGGAGCTCGACCGGCAGCTGTCCGAAGTCTCCCTTTCCGCCTGA
- a CDS encoding alpha-hydroxy acid oxidase, giving the protein MTYVSLGDLERAARDVLPGEIWDFLAGGSGAEASLTANRTALDRVFVVPRMLCDLTGSTTEAELLGRRAALPMAVAPVAYQRLFHPEGELAAARAARDAGVPYTICTLSSVPLEEVAAVGGRPWFQLYWLRDEKRSLELVRRAEDAGCEAIVFTVDVPWMGRRWRDMRNGFALPESVTAANFDAGSAAHRRTRGASAVADHTAREFAPATWESVATVRAHTDLPVVLKGILAAEDARRAVEAGADGIVVSNHGGRQLDGAVPGIEVLGEIAAEVSGRCEVLLDGGIRTGGDILKAAALGASGVLVGRPVMWGLAAAGQEGVRQVFELLAAELRNALGLAGCDSVSAAGRLGTRVPRYG; this is encoded by the coding sequence ATGACGTACGTTTCCCTGGGCGACCTCGAACGTGCCGCTCGCGACGTCCTCCCCGGCGAGATCTGGGACTTCCTCGCCGGGGGGAGCGGCGCCGAGGCATCGCTGACGGCCAACCGCACCGCGCTCGACCGGGTTTTCGTGGTTCCCCGGATGCTGTGCGACCTGACCGGCAGCACCACCGAGGCCGAGCTCCTGGGCCGGCGCGCCGCGCTCCCGATGGCGGTCGCGCCGGTCGCGTACCAGCGGTTGTTCCACCCCGAGGGCGAGCTGGCGGCCGCTCGCGCGGCTCGCGACGCCGGCGTGCCGTACACCATCTGCACCTTGAGCAGCGTCCCGCTCGAGGAGGTCGCGGCCGTCGGCGGCCGGCCGTGGTTCCAGCTGTACTGGCTGCGTGACGAGAAGCGGTCGCTGGAGCTCGTGCGCCGCGCGGAAGACGCCGGGTGCGAAGCGATCGTGTTCACCGTGGACGTGCCGTGGATGGGACGGCGGTGGCGGGACATGCGCAACGGCTTCGCGTTGCCGGAATCGGTGACAGCGGCCAACTTCGACGCCGGATCGGCCGCGCACCGCCGCACGCGCGGGGCCTCGGCCGTGGCCGACCACACCGCGCGCGAGTTCGCCCCCGCCACCTGGGAGTCGGTGGCGACGGTCCGCGCGCACACGGACCTGCCGGTGGTGCTCAAGGGCATCCTCGCCGCCGAGGACGCCCGCCGTGCCGTCGAGGCCGGGGCCGACGGGATCGTGGTGTCCAACCACGGAGGTCGTCAGTTGGACGGCGCGGTGCCCGGGATCGAGGTGCTGGGCGAGATCGCCGCCGAGGTCTCCGGCCGCTGCGAAGTGCTGCTGGACGGCGGAATCCGGACCGGCGGGGACATCCTCAAGGCGGCCGCGCTGGGCGCGTCGGGCGTGCTGGTCGGGCGGCCCGTGATGTGGGGGCTGGCCGCGGCGGGCCAGGAGGGCGTCCGGCAGGTGTTCGAACTGCTCGCCGCCGAACTCCGGAACGCGCTGGGCCTGGCGGGCTGTGACTCGGTGAGCGCGGCCGGCCGGCTGGGCACGAGGGTCCCCCGCTACGGCTGA
- a CDS encoding DegT/DnrJ/EryC1/StrS family aminotransferase has translation MTTRVWDYQAEYRNERLDLLDAVETVFDSGQLVLGASVRGFEAEFAAYHGVGHCVGLDNGTNAIKLGLQALGVGPGDEVITVSNTAAPTVVAIDGTGATPVFVDVREDDFLMDTGQVAAAITERTKCLLPVHLYGQCVDMAPLKDLAAKHGLSILEDCAQAHGARQNGTVAGSTGDAAAFSFYPTKVLGAYGDGGATITSDESVDRRLRRLRYYGMDKQYYTLETPAHNSRLDEVQAEILRRKLKRLDTYVAARQAIAQRYVDGLGDTELKLPRTVPGNEHVYYVYVVRHPRRDDIIERLKAYDIHLNISYPWPVHTMTGFAHLGYATGAFPVTEKLAGEIFSLPMYPALSADLQDKVIHAVREVVSTL, from the coding sequence ATGACCACGCGTGTATGGGACTACCAGGCCGAATACCGGAACGAGCGGCTCGACCTGCTGGACGCGGTCGAGACGGTCTTCGACTCGGGGCAGCTCGTGCTCGGGGCGAGCGTGCGTGGCTTCGAGGCGGAATTCGCCGCGTACCACGGGGTCGGGCACTGCGTTGGCCTCGACAACGGGACGAACGCGATCAAGCTCGGCCTGCAGGCGCTGGGTGTCGGGCCGGGCGACGAGGTGATCACGGTGTCCAACACCGCCGCCCCGACCGTGGTCGCCATCGACGGCACCGGCGCCACGCCGGTCTTCGTCGACGTCCGCGAGGACGACTTCCTGATGGACACCGGCCAGGTCGCGGCCGCGATCACCGAGCGCACCAAGTGCCTGCTGCCCGTGCACCTATACGGACAGTGCGTGGACATGGCTCCGCTGAAGGACCTCGCCGCGAAGCATGGACTGTCCATTTTGGAGGACTGTGCCCAGGCGCACGGGGCCCGGCAGAACGGAACGGTCGCGGGCTCGACCGGTGACGCGGCCGCGTTCTCCTTCTACCCGACCAAGGTGCTCGGGGCGTACGGCGACGGCGGCGCGACCATCACCTCCGACGAATCCGTGGACCGGCGGCTGCGGCGGCTGCGCTACTACGGCATGGACAAGCAGTACTACACGCTGGAAACGCCGGCCCACAACAGCCGGCTGGACGAGGTCCAGGCCGAGATCCTGCGGCGCAAGCTCAAGCGGCTCGACACCTACGTCGCCGCCCGCCAGGCCATCGCCCAGCGCTACGTCGACGGACTGGGCGACACGGAGCTGAAGCTGCCGCGGACCGTCCCCGGCAACGAGCACGTGTACTACGTGTACGTCGTGCGCCACCCGCGACGTGACGACATCATCGAGCGCCTCAAGGCGTACGACATCCACTTGAACATCAGCTATCCGTGGCCGGTGCACACCATGACCGGTTTCGCCCACCTCGGCTACGCGACCGGCGCGTTCCCGGTCACCGAAAAACTGGCCGGCGAGATCTTCTCGCTGCCGATGTACCCCGCGCTTTCCGCCGACCTGCAGGACAAGGTCATCCATGCGGTGCGCGAGGTGGTGTCCACCCTCTGA
- a CDS encoding NDP-hexose 2,3-dehydratase family protein, protein MLPDLVPPVVVRPRDGRDHADRIALSAATTDGVHMRTEDVRAWIAERREANDFHVERVPFRDLDQWSFEEVTGNLVHHSGRFFTIEGLHVIEHDGPNGDGPYREWQQPVIKQPEVGILGILGKEFGGVLHFLMQAKMEPGNPNLVQLSPTVQATRSNYTKAHGGTNVKLIEYFAPPDPEHVIVDVLQAEQGSWFFRKSNRNMIVETVDDVPLWDDFCWLTLGQIAELMHEDETINMNARSVLSCLPYHDAAPGARFSDVQLLSWFTNERSRHDVRARRIPLADVCGWKQGDEAIEHEDGRYFRVLAVAVRGSNRERISWTQPLLESVDLGVVAFLVREIGGVPHVLVHARADGGFLDTVELAPTVQCTPQNYAHLPAENRPPFLDVVLNAPESRIRYEAIHSEEGGRFLNVRARYLAIEADDTVEPPPGYTWVTPAQLTALTRHGHYVNVEARTLLACLNAATAQPRGGA, encoded by the coding sequence ATGCTGCCTGACCTCGTTCCCCCGGTCGTGGTGCGCCCCCGCGACGGCCGCGACCACGCGGACCGCATCGCGTTGTCGGCGGCGACCACCGACGGGGTGCACATGCGGACCGAGGACGTCCGCGCCTGGATCGCCGAACGCCGTGAGGCCAACGACTTCCACGTCGAACGCGTCCCGTTCCGGGACCTCGACCAGTGGTCGTTCGAGGAGGTGACCGGCAACCTCGTGCACCACAGCGGACGGTTCTTCACCATCGAGGGCCTGCACGTGATCGAGCACGACGGCCCGAACGGCGACGGCCCCTACCGCGAGTGGCAGCAACCGGTCATCAAGCAGCCCGAAGTCGGCATCCTCGGCATCCTGGGCAAGGAGTTCGGCGGCGTCCTGCACTTCCTGATGCAGGCCAAGATGGAGCCGGGGAACCCCAATCTGGTGCAGCTCTCGCCGACCGTGCAGGCCACCCGCAGCAACTACACCAAGGCGCACGGCGGCACGAACGTCAAGCTGATCGAGTACTTCGCCCCGCCCGACCCCGAGCACGTCATCGTCGACGTTCTCCAGGCCGAGCAAGGCTCGTGGTTCTTCCGCAAGTCCAATCGCAACATGATCGTCGAGACCGTCGACGACGTGCCGCTGTGGGACGACTTCTGCTGGCTCACCCTCGGCCAGATCGCGGAGCTGATGCACGAGGACGAGACGATCAACATGAACGCCAGGAGCGTGTTGTCGTGCCTGCCTTACCACGACGCGGCTCCCGGCGCGCGGTTCTCCGACGTCCAGCTCCTGTCGTGGTTCACGAACGAGCGTTCGCGGCACGACGTGCGTGCCCGCCGCATCCCGCTCGCGGACGTGTGCGGCTGGAAGCAGGGCGACGAAGCGATCGAGCACGAGGACGGCCGTTATTTCCGGGTCCTCGCGGTCGCCGTGCGGGGGAGCAACCGCGAGCGGATCAGCTGGACCCAGCCGCTGCTCGAATCCGTCGACCTGGGTGTCGTCGCGTTCCTCGTGCGCGAGATCGGCGGTGTGCCCCACGTTCTGGTGCACGCCCGCGCCGACGGTGGTTTCCTGGACACGGTCGAGCTGGCACCGACCGTCCAGTGCACTCCCCAAAACTACGCGCACCTGCCCGCGGAGAACCGCCCGCCCTTCCTCGACGTCGTCCTCAACGCTCCGGAGTCGCGCATTCGTTACGAGGCAATACATTCCGAAGAGGGCGGGCGCTTCCTCAACGTCCGGGCGCGCTACCTCGCGATCGAAGCGGACGACACGGTCGAGCCCCCTCCCGGCTACACCTGGGTCACGCCGGCCCAGCTCACCGCGCTCACCCGGCACGGGCACTACGTCAACGTCGAGGCCCGCACGCTGCTCGCCTGCCTCAACGCCGCGACGGCCCAGCCTCGAGGCGGTGCCTGA
- the hppD gene encoding 4-hydroxyphenylpyruvate dioxygenase — MTSDSTVQNFEIDYVEMYVENLEAATFTWVDKYAFAVAGTDRSADHRSVTLRQGPIKLVLTEPTSDRHPAAAYLQSHGDGVADIALRTPDVTAAFEAAVRGGAAAVREPVRLAGGPIVTATIGGFGDVVHTLIQSGEATAAAPETTGQGGGDVNLLGLDHFAVCLNSGDLGPTVAFYERAFGFRQIFEEHIVVGRQAMNSTVVQSASGEVTLTLIEPDSNADPGQIDEFLKAHQGAGVQHIAFNADDAVRAVRALSGRGVEFLKTPGTYYDMLGERITLETHTLDDLRSTNVLADEDHGGQLFQIFAASTHPRHTIFFEIIERQGAGTFGSSNIKALYEAVELERTGQSEFGAARR; from the coding sequence TTGACTTCCGATTCGACTGTCCAGAATTTCGAGATCGACTACGTCGAAATGTATGTGGAAAACCTCGAGGCGGCCACGTTCACCTGGGTCGACAAGTATGCTTTCGCCGTCGCCGGTACCGACCGGTCGGCGGACCACCGGAGCGTCACGCTGCGGCAGGGCCCGATCAAGCTGGTCCTCACCGAACCGACGTCGGACCGGCACCCGGCGGCCGCCTACCTCCAGTCGCACGGCGACGGCGTGGCCGACATCGCGCTGCGCACGCCGGACGTGACCGCCGCTTTCGAAGCCGCGGTGCGGGGCGGGGCCGCCGCCGTGCGCGAACCGGTGCGGCTCGCCGGCGGGCCGATCGTCACGGCCACCATCGGCGGGTTCGGCGACGTCGTGCACACCCTGATCCAGAGCGGCGAAGCCACCGCGGCCGCGCCGGAGACCACCGGCCAGGGCGGGGGAGACGTGAACCTGCTCGGGCTCGACCACTTCGCGGTCTGCCTGAACTCGGGTGACCTCGGTCCCACGGTGGCGTTCTACGAGCGGGCCTTCGGGTTCCGGCAGATCTTCGAGGAGCACATCGTGGTCGGCAGGCAGGCGATGAACTCCACCGTGGTGCAGAGCGCGTCGGGGGAGGTCACCCTCACCCTGATCGAGCCCGACAGCAACGCCGACCCCGGCCAGATCGACGAGTTCCTCAAGGCCCACCAGGGAGCCGGCGTCCAGCACATCGCCTTCAACGCCGACGACGCGGTCCGCGCGGTCCGGGCGCTGTCCGGCCGCGGGGTGGAGTTCCTGAAGACTCCGGGGACCTATTACGACATGCTCGGCGAGCGGATCACGCTGGAGACGCACACGCTGGACGACCTGCGGTCGACGAACGTGCTCGCCGACGAGGACCACGGCGGCCAGCTGTTCCAGATCTTCGCCGCTTCCACCCACCCGCGTCACACCATCTTCTTCGAGATCATCGAGCGGCAGGGCGCGGGAACCTTCGGCAGCTCCAACATCAAGGCCCTGTACGAGGCCGTGGAGCTGGAGCGGACCGGGCAGAGCGAGTTCGGCGCCGCCCGGCGATGA
- a CDS encoding cation:proton antiporter — MLHTFAAAVAPVAPIAAHSLLVFLLQIGLLLLLAVVLGRLAGRFGMPAVVGELFVGVILGPSLLGWAAPGLHSWLFPAVAEQYHLLDAVGQVGVLLLVGLTGVQMDMGLARKRGLTAAGVSIGGLVLPLGLGIGAGYLLPKVLVPEGTDVTVFAMFLGVALCVSAIPVIAKTLIDMKLLHRNIGQLTLTAGMVDDVFGWFMLSVVSAMAVNAVSAGTVLTSLAYLVAILAFCFTLGRPLARGVLRVAAKSDGPGLTVATVVVLIFLAAAGTQALGLEAVFGAFLCGILLGTAGKVDPAKLAPLRTVVLSGLAPLFFATAGLRMDLTALTHPVVLLTGLVVLALAIAGKFAGAFAGARLSGLNKWEGLALGAGLNARGVIQVVVAMVGLRLGILSVEVYTIIILVAIVTSLMASPILRFAMSRVEQTAEEQVRENEHRAWNTHPAANPQEQSL, encoded by the coding sequence ATGCTGCACACCTTTGCCGCGGCGGTCGCGCCGGTCGCACCGATCGCCGCGCACAGTCTCCTGGTCTTCCTGCTGCAGATCGGCTTGCTGCTCCTGCTCGCCGTCGTGCTCGGCCGGCTGGCCGGCCGGTTCGGGATGCCCGCGGTCGTCGGTGAGCTGTTCGTCGGGGTGATCCTCGGTCCGTCGCTGCTGGGCTGGGCGGCGCCGGGCCTGCACAGCTGGCTGTTCCCGGCCGTCGCCGAGCAGTACCACCTGCTCGACGCCGTCGGCCAGGTCGGCGTCCTGCTGCTGGTCGGCCTCACCGGCGTGCAGATGGACATGGGGCTGGCCCGCAAGCGCGGCCTCACCGCGGCCGGGGTCAGCATCGGCGGCCTGGTCCTTCCGCTCGGCCTGGGGATCGGCGCGGGTTACCTGCTGCCGAAGGTGCTCGTTCCGGAGGGCACCGACGTCACCGTCTTCGCGATGTTCCTCGGCGTGGCCCTGTGCGTCAGCGCCATCCCGGTCATCGCCAAGACCCTCATCGACATGAAACTGCTGCACCGCAACATCGGGCAGCTCACGCTCACCGCCGGCATGGTCGACGACGTGTTCGGCTGGTTCATGCTGTCCGTCGTCAGCGCGATGGCGGTCAACGCGGTCTCCGCCGGCACCGTGCTCACTTCGCTGGCCTACCTGGTCGCCATCCTCGCCTTCTGTTTCACCCTCGGCCGTCCGCTGGCCCGGGGTGTGCTCCGCGTCGCGGCCAAGTCCGACGGTCCCGGGCTCACCGTCGCCACCGTCGTCGTCCTGATCTTCCTCGCCGCGGCCGGTACGCAGGCGCTCGGCCTGGAGGCGGTCTTCGGCGCCTTCCTCTGCGGCATCCTGCTCGGGACGGCGGGCAAGGTGGATCCGGCCAAGCTCGCCCCCCTGCGCACGGTCGTCCTGTCGGGACTCGCCCCCCTCTTCTTCGCCACGGCCGGGTTGCGGATGGACCTCACCGCGCTGACCCACCCGGTGGTCCTGCTCACCGGTCTGGTGGTGCTCGCCCTGGCCATCGCCGGCAAGTTCGCCGGCGCGTTCGCCGGCGCGCGGCTGAGCGGGTTGAACAAGTGGGAAGGGCTGGCGCTCGGCGCCGGGCTGAACGCGCGGGGAGTCATCCAGGTCGTGGTGGCCATGGTCGGCCTGCGGCTGGGTATCCTCAGCGTGGAGGTCTACACGATCATCATCCTCGTCGCGATCGTCACTTCCCTGATGGCGTCGCCGATCCTGCGGTTCGCGATGTCCAGAGTGGAGCAGACCGCCGAAGAACAGGTTCGCGAGAACGAACACCGGGCGTGGAACACGCACCCGGCGGCGAACCCGCAGGAGCAAAGTCTCTAG